The stretch of DNA GCACTGAAAAACGAGATTTGGTGGACGCATTACAAAAAATGGATCGAACGACACGTGCTCAAATTTCAGAAATTGTGACGGCATCACAAAAGGATCAGCCTCATTTGATTAAATTGTTTATGCGTGATGGGATTGAAGTAGTCGGAAACACAAATACGATTGCAGAAAAGTTGAAGTATTATCCAAGTATGTCCCAAGCACTTGAAAAAGATGAAAGTGGCAATTTAAAAAAATCGGGATTTATCGATTTATCGGTAGGGGCAACATTTATCCCTTATGATAACGTAAAAAATGGACAAGGTAGTTCTGCAAGTGCTAAAGAAGTACAAAGCGGAACAGCAAGTGAAGATAAGGCAAAAGACGATTTACAAAAGGCATTGAATAAAATTAAAGATGAGACGTCATAGCTTGATAATAAGGCAATGATTAATAAAATAACAGGTCATCAATTGTTAACAAAAAAGTGAGATACGCAGTGAATTGGAGTTTCGAAACACCATTTGGAGGCACGGATGTGACCTTGTGTTAAAAAGTTGAATTTCAAATGTGTTTATAGTTCACATTGATTGTGTGTTATTGTAAACTTATAATAGCTTAAATATGTAAAGAAATGTCAGGAGGTGCCTATCTATGGAAGAGCATTATTATGTTAGTGTAGATATCGGCTCATCAAGCGTGAAAGCGATTGTTGGTGAAAAATTTCATAACGGAATTAATGTGATAGGTACAGGGCAGACCTATACGAATGGGATTAAAAATGGGTTGATTGATGATTTTGATATCGCAAAACAAGCAATTAAAGACACAATCAAGAAAGCAGCCATTGCTTCTGGTGTCGATATTAAAGAAGTATTTTTAAAGTTACCAATTATCAGTACGGAAGTTTATGATGAAACAACACGTATAGAATTTCACCAAGATACGGAAATCAATGGGACACATATTGAAGAAGTACTCGAAAGTATTCGTCAAAAAAATACGGAACCTGAAACGGAAGTGATTGACACATTTCCTATTCGATTTATAGTAGATGAAAATAATGAAGTTTCTGACCCGAAAGAACTTGTCGCACGCCATTCATTACAAGTAGATGCGGGTGTCATTGCCATTAATCAGTCTATTTTAATCAACATGATTAAATGTGTAGAATCTTGTGGTGTAGATGTATTAGACGTATATTCAGACGCGTTAAACTATCGCTCAATATTATCAGCGACTGAGCGTGAGCTAGGGGCGTGTGTGATTGATATCGGTGAAGATTTGACACAGATTGCATTTTACGAACGCGGTGAGTTAGTTGATGCGGATGTTGTATTTATGGCTGGACGTCACATCACTGATGATATCGCACAATTTTTAAATACTACATACGACACAGCTGAGAAAATAAAACAACAATATGGACATGCGTTTTACGATTCAGCTTCTGATCAAGATGTATTTACGGTTAATCAGCTTGATGCTGAAGCACCAGCACAGTTCACTCAGAAAGAATTGAGCGATGTGATTGAAGCACGTATGGAAGATATATTGTTTGAAGTTTTTGATGTACTACAAGAATTAGGTTTAACAAAAGTGAATGGTGGTTTTGTCGTGACAGGGGGTTCTGCTAACCTATTAGGGGTTAAAGAATTGTTACAAGATATGGTGAATGAAAAAGTACGTATTCACACGCCTTCACAAATGGGAGTGAGGAAACCAGAATTTTCTTCGGCAATTTCAACAATTTCTAGTAGTATTGCTTTTGATGAGCTATTGGATTATGTTACAATTAGTAATCATGATAATGAAGAAATTGAAGAAGAAGTTATTGAAAGCGATTCAAAACGACAAGACCAAAAATTAGGTGGTTTCGAGTCATTTTTCAAGAAAAAAACAAAAAAACAACAGTCACAAGAAACGGCAAATTCTGAATTTGTTGATGAGGATACTTCTGAAGAGGTATACGAACACAATGATGGACATGAACATGCAGAACCTAAACAAGAAGAAAGTAAGTTCAAAAAGATTATGAAATCACTGTTTGATTGATTGGCTACAAAGATTAGGAGGAAATTTAAATGTTAGAATTTGAACAAGGATTTAATCATTTAGCGACACTAAAAGTCATCGGTGTCGGTGGTGGCGGTAACAATGCTGTTAACCGAATGATTGACCACGGCATGAACAATGTTGAATTTATTGCTATTAATACGGATGGACAGGCGTTAAACTTGTCTAAAGCGGAATCTAAAATCCAAATCGGTGAAAAATTAACACGTGGTTTAGGTGCTGGGGCAAACCCTGAAATCGGCAAAAAAGCTGCTGAAGAATCACGTGAACAAATTGAAGATGCCATCCAAGGTGCAGATATGG from Staphylococcus lutrae encodes:
- the ftsA gene encoding cell division protein FtsA, with the protein product MEEHYYVSVDIGSSSVKAIVGEKFHNGINVIGTGQTYTNGIKNGLIDDFDIAKQAIKDTIKKAAIASGVDIKEVFLKLPIISTEVYDETTRIEFHQDTEINGTHIEEVLESIRQKNTEPETEVIDTFPIRFIVDENNEVSDPKELVARHSLQVDAGVIAINQSILINMIKCVESCGVDVLDVYSDALNYRSILSATERELGACVIDIGEDLTQIAFYERGELVDADVVFMAGRHITDDIAQFLNTTYDTAEKIKQQYGHAFYDSASDQDVFTVNQLDAEAPAQFTQKELSDVIEARMEDILFEVFDVLQELGLTKVNGGFVVTGGSANLLGVKELLQDMVNEKVRIHTPSQMGVRKPEFSSAISTISSSIAFDELLDYVTISNHDNEEIEEEVIESDSKRQDQKLGGFESFFKKKTKKQQSQETANSEFVDEDTSEEVYEHNDGHEHAEPKQEESKFKKIMKSLFD